A genomic stretch from Setaria italica strain Yugu1 chromosome VII, Setaria_italica_v2.0, whole genome shotgun sequence includes:
- the LOC101786782 gene encoding pollen-specific leucine-rich repeat extensin-like protein 3: MSSTRPPPVAGKSGNLTVSVTPPSETPSSPQPESPGSEFSTPPTSPRFEDSPDSPPSTPSGPAHRAPSAPPVDWVPTPPLVRTVSPLLHAPSSPRAEDSPESPPSTPPAPSQRAPPPLPVDSVPTPPLVRTVSPLLPALTSRRAENSHESPPSTPPVPAERAPPPPPADSVPTLPPAPRTPRPEYSHESPPSTPLEPAQRAPALRPVDPVPTLLPVKTVPPLLPAEKLSRPPLVQVPTPLVKVVSTPLQAPELSSHPPPPVQVPPSQFEKASPASDGSVLALFWDAVARVQEAHASLDEHISRWFGLDQSKYQWALNEYYESTGQEIDSGKAGNGKEHSCKVQKV; this comes from the exons ATGTCTTCCACGCGGCCACCGCCAGTGGCCGGCAAGTCGGGCAACCTCACGGTCTCCGTCACCCCACCGTCGGAGACGCCGAGCTCGCCTCAGCCGGAGAGCCCGGGGTCCGAGTTCTCCACGCCCCCTACGAGTCCTCGCTTTGAGGACTCGCCTGATTCACCGCCGTCCACCCCGTCGGGGCCGGCGCACAGGGCCCCTTCGGCCCCGCCTGTTGATTGGgtccccacgccgccgctggtCAGGACGGTCTCCCCGCTGCTTCACGCCCCTTCGAGTCCCCGCGCCGAGGACTCTCCTGAATCGCCGCCGTccaccccgccggcgccgtctcAGAGggcccctccgccgctgcctgTTGATTCGgtccccacgccgccgctggtTAGGACGGTCTCTCCGCTACTTCCCGCCCTTACGAGTCGCCGCGCGGAGAACTCGCATGAATCGCCGCCGTCCACCCCGCCGGTGCCGGCTGAGAGGgcccctccgcccccgcctgcTGATTCGGTCCCCACGCTGCCTCCCGCCCCTAGGACTCCCCGCCCCGAGTACTCGCATGAATCGCCGCCGTCCACCCCGCTGGAACCCGCGCAGAGGGCCCCTGCGCTCCGGCCTGTTGATCCGGTCCCCACTCTGCTGCCGGTCAAGACAGTCCCTCCGCTGCTTCCCGCAGAGAAGCTCTCCCGGCCGCCGCTGGTCCAGGTGCCAACACCGCTGGTCAAGGTGGTCTCAACGCCGCTGCAGGCCCCGGAGCTCTCCTCCCACCCCCCGCCACCAGTACAGGTACCACCATCGCAGTTTGAGAAGGCGTCACCAGCATCGGACGGATCAGTGCTCGCATTGTTCTGGGACGCTGTTGCACGCGTGCAAGAAG CCCACGCAAGCTTGGATGAGCACATTTCGAGATGGTTCGGGCTGGACCAGTCCAAGTACCAGTGGGCACTCAACGAATACTACGAGAGCACTGGACAG GAGATAGATTCCGGCAAAGCTGGCAATGGGAAGGAGCACAGTTGTAAAGTTCAGAAAGTATAA